The stretch of DNA TGAGCCACTGGAGCGCGCCATTGAACTGACGCCGATCCTCGGAGAACTCGGCTATAATGAAAGCCATTCCTTCAATGGCCTCCTGCAAGTCACGACCGATGGCGGTCCTTCGATGGGCGAAAGTCAGAAGGTGCGCGGTCTGTGGTACGCGGTGGCGATATGGGTCAAAGACGGCCCCGGCATGGGCAAGCTCATTGCCGACTGGATGACTGACGGTCGCACATCCATCGATCACAATGCAGTCGATTATTCGCGATTTTATCCGTATCAGCTTGATGAGCAATATATCTGGGATCGCTGCACAGAATCGGCGTTGAAGGTTTATAATCCGGCTGTGCATCCGCGCGAGCCCTTCTCCAAGGGGCGCAATATCCGCCGCTCGCCGTTTTATGAGCGCGAAAAGGAACTGGGCGGCTATTTCATGGAACTGGGTGGCTGGGAGCGCGCGCATGGCTATGCCGCCAATGAGCACCTGCTTGAAAAATATGGCGATCGCGTGCCGGTGCGCGAACACGAATGGGACAACCGCCATTTCTGGCGCGTCTCCAATGCAGAGCATCTGGAACTGACGGAAAATTGCGGCATCATCAATCTCTCGCACTTTGCACTTTACGACATCCAAGGCCCTGATCATGTCGCACTGATGGAGTGGCTCTGTGCTGCAAAAATCGGCGGTGACGCCAATATCGGCAAGGGCATCTATACGCATTTTCTTGACGACGAAGGCATGGTGCGCGCCGATTTCACCATTATCCGTTTGGAAAACCACATCCGCATGATCAATGGAGCCGATGCGGGACCGCGTGATTTTCATTACATGCGCCGCGTGGCCGAAGATAAGGGTTTTGATGTCACCATCACAGATGTCACAGAACAATATGTCACTGTTGGCATATGGGGACCCAATGCCCGGGAGAACCTTCAGAAAATCGTCGAAAATCCCGCTGATCTAAGCCTCGAAAATTTTCCCTTTGCCGCCATCAGGCCGCTCAGGATCGCAGGCAAGGACGTGACAGCTTTCCGCATTTCCTATGTCGGTGAGCAGGGCTGGGAATTGCATATGCGCTATGAAGACGGGCTTGCCGTATGGGATGCATTGCGCTCGACAGGGGTTATCGCGGTAGGTGTTGAAACCTATGCCAATACGCGCCGCATGGAAAAAAGCCTGCGGCTGCAAAATGCCGATCTGCGCACCGAATATAACCTGCTCGAAGCCGATCTGGCGCGGCCAAAAGTCAAGGAAGCCGATTTTTGCGGCAAGGCAAAACACCTTGAATACAAAGCGCGCGCCCATCAGCCCGCCATGCTCTGCACGCTGATCATGACCGAT from Brucella sp. BE17 encodes:
- a CDS encoding FAD-dependent oxidoreductase, whose amino-acid sequence is MAEFPKKAKVIIVGLGGIVGASIAHHLIERGWDDIVGIDKSGIPTDIGSTAHASDFCYATSHDFLTCWTTLYSIDFFEKMGHYARVGGIEVARVGDDARMDEIRRKVTSGRAFGTRAHLIEPSEIKQKFPLIEESMVQGGLWDPDAGLVIPRSQTVAGKLVDQAEAAGKLTSFANTPAQSLIVKNGRIKGVVTHRGTIEADHVIVCAGLWGRLIAEMVGEDLPVMPIDHPLTFFGPYDEFAGTGKEIGWPLMRDQGNSAYMRDTGDPKTAEGGQIEWGYYEETNPRLCHPRDLLEKHEARLSPSQRDLDMEEVLEPLERAIELTPILGELGYNESHSFNGLLQVTTDGGPSMGESQKVRGLWYAVAIWVKDGPGMGKLIADWMTDGRTSIDHNAVDYSRFYPYQLDEQYIWDRCTESALKVYNPAVHPREPFSKGRNIRRSPFYEREKELGGYFMELGGWERAHGYAANEHLLEKYGDRVPVREHEWDNRHFWRVSNAEHLELTENCGIINLSHFALYDIQGPDHVALMEWLCAAKIGGDANIGKGIYTHFLDDEGMVRADFTIIRLENHIRMINGADAGPRDFHYMRRVAEDKGFDVTITDVTEQYVTVGIWGPNARENLQKIVENPADLSLENFPFAAIRPLRIAGKDVTAFRISYVGEQGWELHMRYEDGLAVWDALRSTGVIAVGVETYANTRRMEKSLRLQNADLRTEYNLLEADLARPKVKEADFCGKAKHLEYKARAHQPAMLCTLIMTDNLDQNGTARYPVGIMPVIDPETGETLVDELGRRSYTSSVAYGPTVGKNIALAYLPWSYCQEGRELSVEYFGETYPVEVVAIGYKPLYDPENLKPRS